The DNA region CCTGCCAGTATCGGGGGGATCCTGGGCTTAAGCCAGATGGTGGTGACTTCCGCAGAAAGCATATCCATGGTTTCAGAGGCTGTAAGCAGCGGAAAATACGTCTTTGTTTTTAGCGCCGACGGTTTAAAGAGGAGGCACCGCAGGTTCCTGGATAATTTTGTAAGCAAAGGGTATATTTATTTGAAGGCCCCTGAAGAATTGTCCGGGGCTATGCATGATGTCTGGAGCAGGAAGCCGCAGGTCATGACGATAAAAGACAACGCCGTGGTCGAAGAGGCGGTCGGGAAATTATTATGAACGTATTGCAGATACTTCCGGAATTGAATGTCGGCGGGGTAGAGCGCGGGACAGTGGATTTGGTCAAGCATTTGGTCAAGCTTGGGCATAAAGCCGTAGTGGTCTCCAACGGAGGGAGCCTGGTCCGCGATATCGAGGCGTTGGGTGCGAAGCATTATCAGCTTCCGGTGCACCGTAAATCCATAATAAACCTGGTCAAGCTTATTCCTCTGCTGGTTGATATAATCCGGAAGGAAGAGATCGACATAGTCCACGGCCGTTCGCGCATGCCTGCCTGGATCGCGTATTTCGCCTGCCGCAGGACAAAGGCTGTTTTTATCACCACCTGCCATGGCTATTACAGTAAACATTTATTCAGTCATGTGATGGGTTGGGCAAAGCGGGTGATCGTTCCCAGCAACGTGATCGCCAGGCATATGATCGAGGATTTCGGCGTGCCGCGGGAAAGGATCCGGCTGGTAGCGCGCAGCGTGGATTTGGATACGTTTAAATACAGCGCTCCGAACAGAAGAAAACCCGGGGAATTCCATGTCGGCATAATCGGCCGGCTTACTCCGATCAAAGGCCATCTGCCTTTTATTAAAGCTATGTCCAGGGTAGCCCGGGAGAACGAACGTTTTAAGATATGGATAGTCGGGGACGCCCCGGCGTCAAAAGCCGCCTATAAAGAACAGATCAGGGTTCTGGTAAAGAGGCTGGGACTTTGGCATTGCACGGAATTCCTGGGGACCCAGAAAAATATCCCGGAGATACTTTCGCATTTGGACCTGTTGGTCCTGGCTACCACTACCCAGGAGGCCTTCGGCAGGGTGATCATTGAAGCTCAGGCAGCCGGCGTGCCGGTAGTGGCTACGGCAGTAGGCGGCGTTGTGGACATTATTGAGAACGGAAAGACCGGTTTGATCGTTCCGCCTGCCGATCCCCAGGCTATGTCCGAGGCAATACTAAAGATAATGCAGAATAAAGACCTGGCGCAGGAGATGGCTGAGAATGCCTACAAGAAAGTCAAAGATGAATATAATCTGGAACTGATGGTTTCCAATACCATTGATGTGTATAAAGAGGCCTTGGATAATTTTCGGGTACTGGCGATAAAATTCAGCGCGCTGGGCGATGTGATCCTCTCGACGGCCGCCTTGAGGGCGATACGGGAAAGGCTGGTGGGGGAATATAAGATAAGTTTTCTTGTCGGAAATGAATGCAAGGATATCCTTTTGCGCAGCCCGTACATCGACGAGTTGCTGGTCTGCGATTTCAAGAACAAGGACAGCGGGCTGTTCGGGTTCCTTAAACTGGGCAGAGAGTTAAGAAAAAAGGATTTCGACGCGGTCATCGACCTGCAGAATAACCGAAAGAGCCATATCTTAAGTTTTTTGACAATGGCCCCGGAGCGTTACGGCTATGATGTTAAGTGGGGGGGGCTGCTTAATCACCGCATAGATAATGATGCGGTCGATCTGGCGCCCGTTGATCATCAGTTCAGGATACTGAAAATGCTGGGTATCGAATTAAAGGACCGCCGCCTGGAATTGTGGCCCACTCCTTCAGATCGTAGTTATGTTGATGAATTCCTGAAGTCGCAGTGGCTGTCCGATAATCAAAAGATGGTCGGCATTAATATCAGCGCCAGTAAAAGATGGATAACCAAGCTTTGGCCGGGACAGCATATAATCCGTTTGGCGGAAGAGTTGAACCGCAGGGATATCCGGGTGGTTTTTACCGGGACAAGCGAAGATCTGGCCACGGCGGAAAAGTTATCAAGCGCGATGCCTAAGGTCAAACCTATCAATGCCTGCGCTAAGATGACGGTCAATCAACTGGCCTGTTTGATCAAGCGCTGCGGGGTGTATATCTCCGCTGATTCCGCGCCTTTGCATATTGCAGCCAGCCAGGGCACTGCGATCGTCGCTTTATTCGGGCCTACCGACCCTGTCCGGCATATGCCCGCGGCGGGGAACGCGCTGGTGATCAGGAAAGAACTAGCCTGCAGCCCGTGTTATAAACCAAAATGCCGCAGCGTCAAGTGTATGAAGCTGATCAGTCCGGAAGAAGTGTTTGCGGCGGTAATTAAGTTATTGAAATGAACATTCTTTTTCTGAATAATCACCTGAACGTAGGAGGGATCACCAGTTATCTTTTATCCCTCAGCCGCGGATTGAAAGAAAGGGGCCATAAGGTATATATTGCCTCAAGCCCCGGCGACTGCCTGACCCGTTTTACCGAGCAGGGGATAGTTTATGTCCCCATACCTATCCGGACAAAATCCGAATTGAATGTCCTTAAGATGGGAATGAGCCTGTTCAGGTTGATCCGCGCGGTCAAGGAGAAAGGAATAGATGTGGTGCATTCCAATACCCGGGTTACTCAGGTATTGGGAACTTGGCTTAGCCGCTGCACAGGTAAGCCGCATATCACCACCTGGCACGGTTTTTTCAAGAACAGGTTATCCCGGAAGGTTTTTCCCTGTAAGGCTATGGCGACCATAGCTATAAGCGAATCCGTGCGCGACCATCTGATCAATGATTTTGGATATGACCAGGCAGGCCTTAGGCTTGTATATAACGGCATCGACACTGAGAAATTGAAGCTTCAGGATTTCAAGAGCCGCAAAGACGTTAAAAGAGAATTTGGATTAAAGGACGGTCCGGTAGTGGGGATCGTGGCCAGGCTTTCCGAGGTAAAGGGCCAGGCCTACCTTATCCGTGCGATGAAACTGGCGTTGAACAAGGTCCCTGACGCCCAGCTTTTTATAGTCGGAGAAGGAAGGACCGAGAAAGGGTTAAAAAGGCTTGTTCGCGAACAGGGGATGTCCGACAGCGTTGTTTTTCTGGCTAAATCCCAGAATATTCCGCAGGTTTTGTATGTAATGGATGTTTTTGTGATGCCGTCCTTGAACGAAGGGCTGGGCCTTGGGTTGATGGAGGCAATGGCCTGGGCTAAGCCGGTTATCGGCTCAAGGGTCGGGGGGATATTAAACCTGGTCTCCCACGGCCAGAACGGATTGCTGGTCAACCCCGCGGATGTCCCTGGATTGTGCTCGGCGATAGTGGAATTAATTAATGATCCGGTCAAGGCTTCCAGCTTGGGCAATAACGCCAGGATATTCGTTAATCAGCGATTTTCAATGGAAAAGATGGTTGTGGAGACAGAAAGGATATACCAGGAATGCGTAGACAAAAAAGATTAGCGGTTATTTCAGGTATTGTCGCGCTGGTTTTTATCGTAGCCGCGGGGTTTATCCGGCAGCAATACCTTTTGCCCATAGCAATGTACCATTCAATATCCCAGAGCGTGCCAGAGGGGAACCGTTTGATTGTTTCGGTTAAGACATTTGACAGGCAAATGGAGTTCTTAAAAACGCATAAGTATAACGTGATCTCTCTGGAGGAAGCGGGGGATTTGATCAAAAACAGAAAAAAAGCCCCTGCCCGGACCTTGGTTTTGACCTTTGATGACGGGTATAAGGATAATTACACCTATGCCTTTCCCATATTGAAGAAATATAACCTTCCGGCTACAATATTCATAATAGTCAATGAGGTGGGAAGGCCTGACCGGCTTAGCTGGGACCAGATGAAGGAGATGCAGGATTCCGGTTTGGTTACTTTCGGCAGCCACACGCTGTCGCATCCTTTTCTTGAATGCGTGGAAGACGATCAGAAATTGCTTGAAGAAATTGAAAGTTCGCGCAGGATACTCCAGGAAAAACTGGCAAGCCCGGTGAATACATTCTCGTATCCCTGCGGCAGATTGAACGCCAGGGTCAGGGAATGCGCGGTCAATGCCGGGTATAAGGCGGCGGTAGCTACCAACCCCGGAAAGAAGATGGCTAATGACGATGTTTTTGCCCTGAAGCGCCTTAGGATATCCGAGAACGCGGCGAACCTTTTTGTTTTCTGGGCGGAGACCAGCGGGTATTACAATTTTATCCGCGAGAATAGGCATAAATAATATTGAAATGAAGAATAAAGAAAAAATACTGATATTCAACGTCAACTGGCTGGGGGATGTCCTTTTCTCCACCGCGGTCATCCGGAACATTCGTTATAATTACCCGGATAGTTTCATAGCCTGCGTTATTCCCGGCAGATGTCAGTCTGTTTTAGAAGGCAATCCATACCTCGATGAGGTAATTATTTTCGATGAGAAAAAAGAGCACAAAGGGGTCTTGGCTAAAATAAAATTTGTCGCTTACTTGAGGGGTAAGAAATTCGACAGGATATTCCTTTTGCACCGGTCATTCAGCCGGCTGCTTATCGCGTTCCTGGCCGGGATACCCCGGCGCATCGGTTATTACACCGCTAAACGCGGCTTCCTTCTGACCCAAAAAATAACGCCGCCGGATATAAACAGCATGCACCGCATAGATTATTATTTAAATGTGATCGGGAAGTCGGGGCTGGAAGTCAAGGACCGGTTCACCGACTTCTTTGTCAGCGAAAAGGACCTGTTGCGGGTTAAAGAATTATTAGCCGGTTATGGCTTGACTGACAAGGACCTTTTGGTAGGGATAAACCCCGGAGGTAACTGGGGCCCTAAACGCTGGCCAAAAGAATATTTCAGTTGTTTAGCCGACCGGTTGATCGAAGAATTATCCGCGAGGGTGCTTATTACCGGCAGCCAGAAGGATCTCGCTTTGGCTGAGGAGATCCGCTCAAAGATGAAGAATAAGCCGGTTATAGTCTGCGGCCAATTAAGCATCAAGCAGTTCGCCGGCCTGGCGAAAAGGCTGGATTTGTTTATCAGCGCTGATTCCGGCCCTTTGCATATCGCCAACGCCGCAGGCGCGAAGAAAATTATAGGCCTTTTTGGCCCCACCGATACCAAAATAACCGGGCCTTATCCGCCGGATAACGCGGTCATTTTGCAAATAAATGCAGGATGCGTTATACCTTGTTACAAAGTTGATTGTAGGGATAACCGCTGTATGAAGGCCCTCACTCCGGATATGGTGATCTCCCGGGTAATGGAGATATTCCCGGCTCCTTAAATATTACTGATATGGCCAAGATAAATAAAATCTTATTTGTTACCCTGAGCAATATCGGCGACGCGATTTTGACTCTGCCGGTCATCGATAATCTGAGATTGGCTTATCCGCAGGCTCAAATAACCGTGTTATCCGGACCGCGCCCGGCTGAGATATTCAGGGATAACCCTAATATCAAGGAACTGGTGGTTTATGATAAGCATGCCGGGCTCAAAGAGAAGATCCGGATATTGTCAGGTTTCTATCAGGCAGGATTTGACCTGGTTGTGGATCTGCGTAATAGTATTTTCGGCTTTCTTGTCCCGGCCAGGTTTAAGACGCCGTTATTTTCAGGTATCCCCGCGGATATAAAACATATGCAGGCAAGGCACCTGTTTAAGATAGAAAACTTTAAAATACCGCAGCCGCAGGCTGGCGCCGGTGAATATGGGTTTTTAAACATTCCCTCTTCTGACAAGGCATACATCAAAGGCGTTTTAAGCAATAATAACATAAAAGAGCAGGATAAGATCGTAGTAGTTTCCCCGGGGGCAAGAAGCCATATTAAGCGCTGGCCCAGGGAAAGGTTCGCGGAATTATGTTCCGACCTGATCCAAGAGTTCAATGCCAAATTGATCCTGGTAGGGGACAGTCAGGATATCCCTATAAATAAATATATACGGGATAATGTAAAAACCCCGGTCATTGACCTGAGCGCAAAGACTACGATCCGCCAACTCGCGGTTTTGTTGAAGAAGGCGAGAGTCCTTATCACCAATGACAGCGCGAATATGCATCTGGCCAGTTATTTGAATGTTCCGGTAGTGGCTGTTTTTGGTCCGACGGATGATGAGAAATACCGGCCATGGTCGGATAATTCGTTTGTGGTTAAAAAGGAGCTCTTTTGCCGCCCCTGCCGCAAAGCCCAGTGCGCTTCCGGCGACCTTCTATGCATGAGCCTGGTGCGGGTAAAGGATGTTTTGAATAAGGTGCGAGATGTTTTGACCACCGCTTCCGAAACTTTGCTGTCCGGCCAGCGCCAGAATTTTAAACGCATCCTGATCTGCCGCACGGACAGGATAGGCGATGTTATATTATCCACGCCCGTGGTTGCTGCTTTGAGAAACGCTTATCCGTCGGCTTATATCGCTATGATGGTCCGGCCGTATACTAAAGATATCGTTCAAGGCAATCCTGATTTGGATGAGGTCATAATTTATGATAAAGATATCCTGGAAAAGAACGGTCTCAGGTTTCTGAAATTCGCTAATTCCGTCCGAAAGAAAAAATTTGATCTGGCACTTATCCTGCATCCGACCAATATGATACATTTATTGGCCCTTTTAGCTGCTATACCTGTCAGGGTAGGTTATGACCGCAAATCGGGCTTTTTGTTGACCCGGCGTATTCCCCACCTTAAGCATTTAGGCCAG from Candidatus Omnitrophota bacterium includes:
- the pelF gene encoding GT4 family glycosyltransferase PelF; protein product: MNVLQILPELNVGGVERGTVDLVKHLVKLGHKAVVVSNGGSLVRDIEALGAKHYQLPVHRKSIINLVKLIPLLVDIIRKEEIDIVHGRSRMPAWIAYFACRRTKAVFITTCHGYYSKHLFSHVMGWAKRVIVPSNVIARHMIEDFGVPRERIRLVARSVDLDTFKYSAPNRRKPGEFHVGIIGRLTPIKGHLPFIKAMSRVARENERFKIWIVGDAPASKAAYKEQIRVLVKRLGLWHCTEFLGTQKNIPEILSHLDLLVLATTTQEAFGRVIIEAQAAGVPVVATAVGGVVDIIENGKTGLIVPPADPQAMSEAILKIMQNKDLAQEMAENAYKKVKDEYNLELMVSNTIDVYKEALDNFRVLAIKFSALGDVILSTAALRAIRERLVGEYKISFLVGNECKDILLRSPYIDELLVCDFKNKDSGLFGFLKLGRELRKKDFDAVIDLQNNRKSHILSFLTMAPERYGYDVKWGGLLNHRIDNDAVDLAPVDHQFRILKMLGIELKDRRLELWPTPSDRSYVDEFLKSQWLSDNQKMVGINISASKRWITKLWPGQHIIRLAEELNRRDIRVVFTGTSEDLATAEKLSSAMPKVKPINACAKMTVNQLACLIKRCGVYISADSAPLHIAASQGTAIVALFGPTDPVRHMPAAGNALVIRKELACSPCYKPKCRSVKCMKLISPEEVFAAVIKLLK
- a CDS encoding glycosyltransferase family 4 protein, which produces MNILFLNNHLNVGGITSYLLSLSRGLKERGHKVYIASSPGDCLTRFTEQGIVYVPIPIRTKSELNVLKMGMSLFRLIRAVKEKGIDVVHSNTRVTQVLGTWLSRCTGKPHITTWHGFFKNRLSRKVFPCKAMATIAISESVRDHLINDFGYDQAGLRLVYNGIDTEKLKLQDFKSRKDVKREFGLKDGPVVGIVARLSEVKGQAYLIRAMKLALNKVPDAQLFIVGEGRTEKGLKRLVREQGMSDSVVFLAKSQNIPQVLYVMDVFVMPSLNEGLGLGLMEAMAWAKPVIGSRVGGILNLVSHGQNGLLVNPADVPGLCSAIVELINDPVKASSLGNNARIFVNQRFSMEKMVVETERIYQECVDKKD
- a CDS encoding polysaccharide deacetylase family protein: MRRQKRLAVISGIVALVFIVAAGFIRQQYLLPIAMYHSISQSVPEGNRLIVSVKTFDRQMEFLKTHKYNVISLEEAGDLIKNRKKAPARTLVLTFDDGYKDNYTYAFPILKKYNLPATIFIIVNEVGRPDRLSWDQMKEMQDSGLVTFGSHTLSHPFLECVEDDQKLLEEIESSRRILQEKLASPVNTFSYPCGRLNARVRECAVNAGYKAAVATNPGKKMANDDVFALKRLRISENAANLFVFWAETSGYYNFIRENRHK
- the waaF gene encoding lipopolysaccharide heptosyltransferase II, which gives rise to MKNKEKILIFNVNWLGDVLFSTAVIRNIRYNYPDSFIACVIPGRCQSVLEGNPYLDEVIIFDEKKEHKGVLAKIKFVAYLRGKKFDRIFLLHRSFSRLLIAFLAGIPRRIGYYTAKRGFLLTQKITPPDINSMHRIDYYLNVIGKSGLEVKDRFTDFFVSEKDLLRVKELLAGYGLTDKDLLVGINPGGNWGPKRWPKEYFSCLADRLIEELSARVLITGSQKDLALAEEIRSKMKNKPVIVCGQLSIKQFAGLAKRLDLFISADSGPLHIANAAGAKKIIGLFGPTDTKITGPYPPDNAVILQINAGCVIPCYKVDCRDNRCMKALTPDMVISRVMEIFPAP
- the waaF gene encoding lipopolysaccharide heptosyltransferase II; this encodes MAKINKILFVTLSNIGDAILTLPVIDNLRLAYPQAQITVLSGPRPAEIFRDNPNIKELVVYDKHAGLKEKIRILSGFYQAGFDLVVDLRNSIFGFLVPARFKTPLFSGIPADIKHMQARHLFKIENFKIPQPQAGAGEYGFLNIPSSDKAYIKGVLSNNNIKEQDKIVVVSPGARSHIKRWPRERFAELCSDLIQEFNAKLILVGDSQDIPINKYIRDNVKTPVIDLSAKTTIRQLAVLLKKARVLITNDSANMHLASYLNVPVVAVFGPTDDEKYRPWSDNSFVVKKELFCRPCRKAQCASGDLLCMSLVRVKDVLNKVRDVLTTASETLLSGQRQNFKRILICRTDRIGDVILSTPVVAALRNAYPSAYIAMMVRPYTKDIVQGNPDLDEVIIYDKDILEKNGLRFLKFANSVRKKKFDLALILHPTNMIHLLALLAAIPVRVGYDRKSGFLLTRRIPHLKHLGQKHEMEYTLDMIRAIGIEPRDKGLFVSVSPDSEEWVEEMFREKGLSSQNKILALHPGSSCKSKMWPAERFAQAARELSRVKGFKVLILGSPQEKELAANVNKLLDGEAIDLSGTTISQDISILKRCALLITTDCGTMHMASALNVPQVVIFGRNQPGLSVSRWGPTGKNSRVLHKKAGCSECLAHDCKKDFACLKAVSVKDVLAAVESL